A genomic window from Antedon mediterranea chromosome 4, ecAntMedi1.1, whole genome shotgun sequence includes:
- the LOC140046235 gene encoding aqualysin-1-like — MVHQVFSLLIALICIMCIGSGSTTKRLAPLYSSLNHRRVENQYIVKLQNNVDAEIFLNNVKSIFKALRYNDCQISLSYNTILKGFLANMNSDALKMVRELTLVAHVEVDSEFSISNVASWGLDRIDQRNLPLDNQYTPSGTGEGVNIYIIDTGILATHVDFEDRAEAAYDALDGDGVDCNGHGTHVAGTAGGKTYGVAKKVNIHGVRVLNCQGVGLTSDVLEGMDWVAANAQKPAVASMSLGGGYSISLNTAVGGLYDIGILLVAASGNEGSDACNTSPASAEEAFSVSASDNSDNWASFSNTGSCVDLIAPGVDITSAYIGSNTATAVVSGTSMACPHVSGAACILLQLEPNLSVDQLREKLISTSTKDVINNVPLNTVNQLLYVGQS; from the exons ATGGTACATCAAGTATTTAGTTTACTTATAGCCTTAATATGTATAATGTGCATAGGATCTGGGAGTACAACTAAACGGCTTGCTCCCCTATACTCAAGCTTAAATCATCGTCGGGTGGAAAACCAATATATTGTGAAGTTACAG AATAACGTTGATGCAGAGATTTTCCTAAACAATGTAAAATCAATATTCAAGGCACTGCGCTACAACGACTGTCAAATCTCATTGAGTTATAATACGATTTTGAAAGGATTTCTTGCTAACATGAATTCTGATGCTCTTAAGATG GTACGAGAACTCACGTTGGTCGCTCATGTTGAGGTGGACAGTGAGTTTTCAATTTCAAACGTGGCATCTTGGGGACTGGATCGCATTGATCAGCGTAACCTACCACTTGATAATCAATATACACCTTCAG GAACTGGAGAaggagtaaatatatacataattgACACTGGTATCTTAGCCACTCATGTCGACTTCGAGGATAGAGCTGAAGCAGCGTATGATGCGTTAGACGGTGAT GGTGTAGATTGCAATGGACATGGAACCCATGTTGCCGGGACTGCTGGTGGGAAGACGTATGGTGTGGCCAAAAAAGTGAACATTCATGGGGTTCGAGTGTTGAATTGCCAGGGAGTTGGACTGACGTCTGATGTTTTAGAAG gaaTGGATTGGGTTGCGGCAAATGCCCAAAAACCTGCTGTTGCTTCAATGTCGCTAGGCGGTGGATACTCCATATCACTTAATACCGCAGTCGGCGGATTATATGACATTGGTATACTGTTAGTGGCAGCATCTGGAAACGAAGGAAGTGATGCATGTAATACGTCACCGGCATCCGCGGAAGAG GCATTCAGTGTTAGTGCTTCAGATAATTCTGACAATTGGGCAAGCTTTTCTAATACTGGAAGCTGCGTTGATCTGATTGCTCCTGGAGTTGACATTACTAGTGCATATATTGGCTCAAACACAGCAACGGCCGTTGTCTCTGGAACTTCCATGGCTTGTCCACACGTTTCTG GAGCAGCATGCATATTACTGCAACTAGAACCAAACTTGAGTGTGGATCAACTTAGAGAAAAACTAATAAGCACAAGTACAAAAGATGTCATTAACAACGTACCTTTAAATACTGTTAACCAACTCCTTTATGTTGGACAGTCTTAA
- the LOC140046234 gene encoding eukaryotic peptide chain release factor subunit 1 — MSGTAEPETAADRNVEMWKIKKLIKSLQAARGNGTSMISLIIPPKDQIPRVAKMLADEFGTASNIKSRVNRLSVLSAITSVQQRLKLYNRVPPNGLVIYCGTIVTDDGKEKKVNIDFEPFRPINTSLYLCDNKFHTEALIALLADDNKFGFIVMDGNGALFGTLSGNTRDVLHKFTVDLPKKHGRGGQSALRFARLRMEKRHNYVRKVAETAVQFYITNDKPNISGLILAGSADFKTELSQSDMFDPRLQAKVLKLVDVSYGGENGFNQAIELSAEVLSNVKFIQEKKLIGRYFDEISQDTGKYCFGVEDTLRALEMGSVETLIVWENLDITRYTLKNHSTDEEKVLHLNPDQEKDKTHFIDKDTGVELELSENQALLEWLANNYKTFGATLEIITDRSQEGSQFCRGFGGIGGILRYRVDFQDMTFDDTGLDDSDDDDY; from the exons ATGTCGGGAACAGCGGAGCCAGAAACTGCTGCAGACAGAAATGTCGAAATGTGGAAAATTAAGAAGCTTATAAAGAGCTTACAAGCAGCAAGAGG GAATGGGACCAGTATGATATCTCTCATTATACCTCCAAAGGATCAAATTCCACGAGTCGCCAAGATGTTGGCTGATGAATTTGGCACTGCTTCTAACATTAAGAGTCGTGTCAAcag GCTGTCTGTTCTATCAGCTATCACATCTGTACAGCAGCGTTTGAAATTGTACAATAGGGTACCTCCAAATGGACTCGTAATTTATTGTGGAACTATCGTTACTGACGATGGCAAGGAAAAAAAAGTGAACATTGATTTTGAACCGTTCAGACCAATCAACACTTCCCTATATCTTTGCGATAACAAATTTCACACAGAG GCTCTCATTGCTCTCCTCGCCGATGACAACAAATTTGGATTCATTGTGATGGATGGTAACGGCGCCCTCTTTGGTACACTCTCTGGCAATACACGAGACGTTTTACACAAATTTACTGTGGATCTACCTAAAAAGCATG gaCGTGGAGGTCAGTCAGCTCTACGTTTTGCACGTCTACGAATGGAAAAACGACACAACTATGTACGGAAAGTAGCAGAAACTGCTGTCCAGTTCTATATTACAAACGACAAGCCAAATATTTCTGGCCTTATTTTGGCTGGTTCAGCTGATTTCAAAACAGAGCTCAGTCAATCAGATATGTTTGATCCA AGGCTGCAAGCTAAAGTGTTGAAACTTGTAGATGTGTCATATGGAGGTGAAAATGGCTTCAATCAAGCTATTGAACTGTCCGCAGAAGTGCTTTCGAATGTCAAGTTTATCCAAGAAAAGAAACTGATAG GTAGATACTTTGATGAGATTTCACAAGACACAGGCAAATATTGTTTTGGAGTTGAAGACACATTGAGGGCGCTGGAGATGGGATCCGTAGAAACGTTGATTGTATGGGAAAATCTAGATATTACACGATACACACTAAAGAACCACTCAACAGATG agGAAAAAGTTCTTCATTTGAACCCAGACCAAGAGAAAGATAAAACACACTTTATTGACAAAGAT ACCGGTGTAGAGCTTGAATTATCAGAAAATCAAGCATTACTGGAATGGTTAGCAAACAACTATAAGACATTTG GAGCTACTTTAGAGATTATTACCGATAGATCACAAGAAGGGTCACAATTCTGCAGAGGTTTTGGTGGTATCGGTGGCATCTTACGTTACCGCGTTGACTTCCAAGACATGACCTTTGATGACACAGGATTAGATGATTCCGATGATGACGACTACTAA
- the LOC140046238 gene encoding L-seryl-tRNA(Sec) kinase-like, with protein MTRKCLIIILCGIPAVGKSTFAIDLLEKLKTNDADELRKVATTWVCFDDIIPNDGLDVEYLVSNPNDESKRHGIWKEYRISILRTVDEIISKIVKDGAPLLTEQPEQDDGTDNIYKYVRTKVQKQFKSSLQKFLKTNGCSCSDSKDENYEMGTFLDQDVLNNTNFIFILDDNFYYKSMRYQYFQICKKYSISFCQIQINCPLEVAVIRNRSRRSRVADDTIIDMATRFEALSGSGKDSWEMMSIEIDGSKELTEDTWLTVFALVQKAWSHPVPPVEVEDHLQKEESRLGCLKSIIHQGDQTLRRLISEKMKMNKEEGMPKSQMKVQSLKLNQARQEILESLREGTLTPQLSDDWDIENKLRAIFNQHLDEHKKV; from the exons ATGACACGAAAGtgtttaataattattctaTGTGGTATTCCAGCAGTAGGAAAATCAACGTTCGCAATAGATTTATTAGAAAAATTAAAAACCAATGATGCTGATGAGCTTAGAAAAGTAGCCACTACGTGGGTTTGTTTTGATGATATTATCCCAAACGATGGTCTTGATGTAGAGTATCTGGTGTCAAATCCAAACGAT GAATCAAAGCGTCATGGGATTTGGAAAGAATATCGAATAAGTATACTAAGAACAGTTGATGAGATTATATCCAAGATTGTTAAAGATGGTGCGCCACTATTGACTGAACAACCAGAACAAGATGATGGAACggacaatatttataaatatgtacGAACGAAAGTCCAGAAGCAGTTCAAATCAAGCTTACAAAAATTTCTCAAAACGAATGGATGTAGTTGTAGTGACAGTAAAGATGAAAATTATGAGATGGGGACATTTTTGGATcaagatgttttaaataataccaattttatctttattttagatgataatttttattacaaaagtATGAGATATCaatattttcaaatttgtaaaaaat ATAGTATTTCTTTTTGTCAGATTCAAATTAATTGTCCACTAGAAGTTGCTGTCATCAGGAATCGCTCACGAAGAAGCAGAGTTGCAGATGACACAATCATTGACATGGCAACTAGATTTGAAGCACTAAGTGGCAGCGGCAAAGATTCCTGGGAAATGATGTCAATTGAAATAGATGGCAGTAAAGAACTGACTGAAGACACTTG gcTTACTGTTTTTGCATTGGTACAAAAAGCATGGTCTCATCCAGTACCACCAGTTGAAGTTGAAGACCATCTACAAAAA GAGGAAAGCAGACTCGGTTGTTTAAAGAGCATAATCCACCAAGGAGATCAAACTCTAAGACGGCTGATTAGTGAGAAGATGAAGATGAATAAAG AAGAGGGAATGCCTAAATCACAGATGAAAGTACAATCGTTGAAACTAAACCAGGCCAGACAAGAAATCTTGGAATCACTACGAGAAGGCACATTAACACCCCAATTATCAGATGACTGGGATATCGAAAATAAGTTGCGTgcaatttttaatcaacatctTGACGAACATAAGAAAGTTTAA
- the LOC140046237 gene encoding lipid droplet-regulating VLDL assembly factor AUP1-like, with protein MTSNSVEDIRNLFSRNRFPSGLVAYLLVPYFPVGLFLVTIRIFIGLHTFLISCILPKSSPIRAFVLRVFSLVLGLCVTQEGIENCDPNSKVIVANHVSTLDHAAIDLILPSVIPSVWNLPSVLTWLLGFKEMGAKQGRDILIQNVKQHCLTKKLPILSFPEGAVTNGTHGLLKYSSWSFSLDQPVQPVLVTATRPLFPVSLEVLGSRWWQDICWFFFVPVTVIHLKFLPVIHKEESHSVDEFAHKVQTIMAEKLKILATNHTSADKVAYAKRMLFQHPSGARLTENKIEATSRQHKMAKQVKEVLVDVPIQVILQDIARTDSIDTTISNILEKRVTYTPESLSSPLSSSQKDSKPPIVPPGSAKYAAATFSRNSHERMQSFEERKSALLDNARRRYKEKHGIM; from the exons ATGACATCAAACAGTGTAGAGGATATCAGGAATCTGTTTAGTAGGAACCG GTTTCCAAGTGGATTAGTAGCATACCTATTGGTTCCATACTTTCCAGTTGGTCTTTTTCTGGTGACTATTAGAATATTTATTGGATTGCATACATTCCTCATCTCTTGTATTCTTCCAAAGTCTTCTCCAATAAGAGC GTTTGTTTTGCGTGTCTTTTCTCTTGTTCTTGGCTTGTGTGTTACTCAAGAAGGGATTGAAAATTGTGATCCAAATTCAAAAGTTATTGTGGCCAATCACGTTTCAACGTTAGATCATGCCGCTATTGACCTTATCTTGCCTTCTGTAATC CCAAGTGTATGGAATCTCCCCTCAGTTTTAACATGGCTTCTTGGATTCAAGGAGATGGGAGCCAAGCAAGGTAGAGACATTCtaattcaaaatgtaaaacaacATTGTCTAACAAAGAAACTGCCAATCCTCAGCTTTCCAGAGGGTGCTGTTACTAATGGAACACATGGTTTACTTAAATATAG CTCATGGTCATTTTCACTTGACCAACCAGTCCAGCCAGTGCTAGTTACCGCTACACGTCCATTATTTCCAGTCAGCTTAGAAGTGTTGGGTAGTCGATGGTGGCAGGATATCTGTTGGTTTTTCTTTGTTCCTGTGACAGTTATTCATTTAAA ATTTTTACCAGTTATTCATAAAGAGGAATCTCATAGCGTTGATGAATTTGCCCATAAGGTACAGACAATAATGGCAGAAAAATTAAAGATTCTGGCAACCAATCATACAAGTGCCGATAAAGTAGCGTATGCAAAAAGAATGTTGTTTCAACATCCATCAG GAGCAAGACtaacagaaaacaaaattgaagCCACTTCACGTCAACATAAAATGGCTAAACAAGTTAAAGAAGTTTTAGTTGATGTTCccattcaagttatattacagGATATAG CTCGAACAGATAGCATTGATACAACAATTTCAAATATACTAGAAAAAAGAGTTACATATACACCCGAGTCTTTGTCCAGTCCTTTGTCATCTAGTCAAAAAGATTCGAAACCACCTATAGTACCACCTGGG TCTGCGAAGTATGCTGCAGCTACATTTAGTAGAAACTCGCATGAACGAATGCAGTCTTTTGAAGAAAGAAAATCTGCATTGCTTGACAATGCCAGAAG acgGTATAAAGAGAAACATGGAATAATGTAG